GGTCCTGCTCTATTGCTGCAGTGAAGGCATTTGCATCTCCTAGGGCTGTTCCAAGGCTTTTCCCAGTGCAGTAATGGCTGAGTGTGGATCAGAGAGCTGAACTCTGCATCGCCCCCGAGCTGTTTTTATCTTACCCACTCTCCCCAGAAGCTATTTTACTCTTCCAGCCCCTCGGGCCTTATCTCTGTTCCTCCATAGCCCATAATTGGTGCTGATGAGGATGGGAGAGCCCCCTGGGCCCTGTGAGGATTTGTTGCTGCAgggtgcagagctgccccagtgccagctctggaGGGGTGgctgggggtcccagggcaggctgggggggTGACAGCCCCACAGGACTTGGCAGATGACTTGGCCTTgctcagggggaaaaaaagactctTTGCATTAGTGGTTTGTCACCTGGGGAGAGGACTGCCAGGATTTCCCTGTGGGCTGGCTGGTGGCTGCTTGTAGAACACTCAGAGACCCCCATGTGGAAAGAGCTGATGAAAGATGAAATTatcacccagagctgccagcactggcacagggaaggatttggCTCTGTGGATGCTCACACAGCTGCTTTGGATTCACCTtgcctctctttttctccacGCCGTTGgtacagccacagccacagccacagcccttgctgctgtggcagggttTTGCTCTCCCCACCCTCAGGGAAAGCCgttcccccagcccctctgctctgacctCTCTGGGCTTGAGCCTGTTACCTGCTTGGATAGTCTGATGGCATCTGACATCTGCCCTCACCCCTGCACGCCCACCCTGCCCACTGCCCCACTGGCTTTACAGCAGCTCTGACCCCAGAccaccatccctgggtgtgtgGAGCTGGCCCAGGGGCAGCTGGCAATTCCCCCACGTTCACAAACCAGGAGAGTGGAGCCTGTGTGCCCCAAGAGCTGAGGGTCCCGAGTGCTGCATCCTCCCCACGGTGGGAGCAGAACAGGGAGGAGTCAGAGCAGGGTGTTAATGGCACTGCTGTGCTTAGACAGAGGCATCTACACAGGCTGCAAAAGGACATCCTGCCCCCACAGGGCCTCTTTTGGGGCAACCTCCCcactgtgctgggaaggaggggaggaggagcagctccaggggctggctgTTCTCTGGTGGTGGGGGcagagaggctggcagtgcctcgctggctgctcctggggctgatCCAGTGCCTACGTGCAGGGCTgcacccagggacagggacagggacggggatgGGGCTcccctgggagggagggggtgCAGGCTGTCCTTGCAGGAGGGCAGGACACAGCCAtaacccccagccctggctgtcagctcctgtcccagcactgtggctccagccctgctgataGAGGCAAGAGGAGCCCTTATCTCGGTTTTCCCAGTAGCAAATGTCTGTGCCTTTATTTTAAGCATCCTCTACCTAAAATGATGTCAAGCTAGCTCGGAATGTCCCTCCTGATTTAGACAGATGAAGAAACTGAGAAATGCACAACTTGTTTAGAGTGTGTTTTGACTTTTGCAcggctcctgcagcagctgggtttTCCCTGCGTGCGTTTGGAGGTGAattgccagggctgggcactgctgcctccagcagctgctcagcttgCTGGCCAGGCTGtctcaccagcagctgctggatgtctctgctctgcccccagccctgcctgagcctGTCCATGCCTACTCCTGCCCGCTCTTCTGGACAGAGTACGAGGGGCACTGCTACCGCTACTTCCCCATCAACAAAACCTGGGCTGAGGCCGACCTCTACTGTGCTGAGTTCTCCATCGGCATCAGGTCAGCCAAGCTGGCCTCCATCCACAGGTGAGGGGTGCAGGAACAGCCTGGGGGGGAGGGAAACAGGGCAAAATCCCCTCCCCACATCACAGCCTCTGTGTCAGCTGCAGGCTGGtgttccatccctctgcagccagtcAAGGCTGGTGCATGGGATCACACAAAGGCAATATAGAGAATAAATGCCTTTTCCTGGACTGGCAGGAAGACTGGCATAGCATTCCCTAAATTTCCCCAAACTGTGTGGAAGTACAGTATGATTCCACaagctttttcccttttccctctcccacgGCTCTCACAACACTGTGCTCCTCTTGCACAGGCTTTGCCAAGTAACCAACAGCAGTAAGGAGCAGGGGACACATCTGGGGTGAAAGTTTAGGGCCACACTTGACCATTTGCTGCCACATCCTCCTGATTGCCCTTTACTGCTCTGTCTGGCAGCTGGGAAGAAAACGTGTTTGTGTACGACCTGGTGAACAGCCGCGTGCCCGGCATCCCCACCGACATCTGGACAGGACTCAACGACCTGCGGCAGGTGGGAGCTCCTGGGGCCAAAATGGCTTTGAAAAGTTCATGTCTTGCTCTGGGgggcaggtgtctgccaataaaggcaggagcttctctttgaaatggagaatggaaaccccctccctccaaagtattattgtaattttgaaattaaggggctccCATGCAcagatatgggaattaggaataacaattatttactaggaaaattaaaatagaaatgcagcattacaaagaacaatcccaaagcactgccagagtcagaatccaagctgacacccgtcagtcagtcagggtgctggcagcagtcccattcaatggtggctgcatcctcctgcaggggggggggggggggggggggggggggggggggggggggggggggggggggggggggggggggggggggggggggggggggggggggggggggggggggggggggggggggggggggggggggggggggggggggggggggggggggggggggggggggggggggggggggggggggggggggggggggggggggggggggggggggggggggggggggggggggggggggggggggggggggggggggggggggggggggggggggggggggggggggggggggggggggggggggggggggggggggggggggggggggggggggggggggggggggggggggggggggggggggggggggggggggggggggggggggggggggggggggggggggggggggggggggggggggggggggggggggggggggggggggggggggggggggggggggggggggggggggggggggggggggggggggggggggggggggggggggggggggggggggggggggggggggggggggggggggggggggggggggggggggggggggggggggggggggggggggggggggggggggggggggggggggggggggggggggggggggggggggggggggggggggggggggggggggggggggggggggggggggggggggggggggggggggggggggggggggtcccagggaggatgggctgtgggaagataaagatgattgcccagctggtttaaagctggcccatgagcagataatgtgtgccaggagatcaggggcactgccccacctggtttaacagatggggacagaattcacatttcttgccacatcaacccaacacagttCACCTCTCTCTGTTCTCCTCCTGGAAAGTCActtgattttctccttttcccttatGCCCCCTTTAATCAGGAGGTGGCATAGAGTCTGTGGTGCAGCATGTAGAGAACCTTATTTCACCCATTCCAGTCTACTTTTAAAAGAGAAGTGTTACTAGAATTAATAGATTAATCAATAATTACTCACATCACATTTTATTACTGGATTAACAGAGTATTGTGCTACTGGTCCAAGAAGAGCAAATGAACTGAAAAGGTCTTCAGTGTCAAAAATCACCAGGTTCCATTTCTCTCTTGTGATACTCTGTGACTTTTGGAAGCTGACATGTTGGAAATATATAGTCTAATatgttagaaagaaaaatggagaccATCAGGAGAGCAGTCTCATGTCAGCAAATATTTTGTGGATACTGGAAAAGGAAcggaaaatgaaaagaaatgcagaactgGGTGGGGgtgttaaaaaatatatagatttaATTTCTGGGCTCCCCCTGGTGAGAACACTGCTAGATGGAGGGCTGTTCTTGGCAAATTTCCAGTTGTAGAACCCAAATGTGCTGTTTGGACTTTGCTGAGTGGTGTCTGTCGTGTCCCTGAGTGGTGGCagactgtccccatgtcccctgggctgtgtggcactgggggtggcagtgctgagtggtggggggggggggggggggggggggggggggggggggggggggggggggggggggggggggggggggggggggggggggggggggggggggggggggggggggggggggggggggggggggggggggggggggggggggggggggggggggggggggggggggggggggggggggggggggggggggggggggggggggggggggggggggggggggggggggggggggggggggggggggggggggggggggggggggggggggggggggggggactgtccccggggggggggggggggggggggggggggggggggggggggggggggggggggggggggggggggggggggggggggggggggggggggggggggggggggggggggggggggggggggggggggggggggggggggggggggggggggggggggggggggggggggggggggggggggggggggggggggggggggggggggggggggggggggggggggggggggggggggggggggggggggggggggggggggggggggggggggggggggggggggggggggggggggggggggggggggggggggggggggggggggggggggggggggggggggggggggggggggggggggggggggggggggggggggggggggggggggggggggggggggggggggggggggggggggggggggggggggggggggggggggggggggggggggggggggggggggggggggggggggggggggggggggggggggggggggggggggggggggggggggggggggggggggggggggggggggggggggggggggggggggggggggggggggggggggggggggggggggggggggggggggggggggggggggggggggggggggggggggggggggggggggggggggggggggggggggggggggggggggggggggggggggggggggggggggggggggggggggggggggggggggggggggggggggggggggggggggggggggggggggggggggggggggggggggggggggggggggggggggggggggggggggggggggggggggggggggggggggggggggggggggggggggggggggggggggggggggggggggggggggggggggggggggggggggggggggggggggggggggggggggggggggggggggggggggggggggggggggggggggggggggggggggggggggggggggggggggggggggggggggggggggggggggggggggggggggggggggggggggggggggggggggggggggggggggggggggggggggggggggggggggggggggggggggggggggggggggggggggggggggggggggggggggggggggggggggggggggggggggggggggggggggggggggggggggggggggggggggggggggggggggggggggggggggggggggggggggggggggggggggggggggggggggggggggggggggggggggggggggggggggggggggggggggggggggggggggggggggggggggggggggggggggggggggggggggggggggggggggggggggggggggggggggggggggggggggggggggggggggggggggggggggggggggggggggggggggggtggtgacaggggggggggggggggggggggggggggggggggggggggggggggggggggggggggggggggggggggggggggggggggggggggggggggggggggggggggggggggggggggggggggggggggggggggggggggggggggggggggggggggggggggggggggggggggggggggggggggggggggggggggggggggggggggggggggggggggggggggggggggggggggggggggggggggggggggactgtccccgggggggggggggggggggggggggggggggggggggggggggggggggggggggggggggggggggggggggggggggggggggggggggggggggggggggggggggggggggggggggggggggggggggggggggggggggggggggggggggggggggggggggggggggggggggggggggggggggggggggggggggggggggggggggggggggggggggggggggggggggggggggggggggggggggggggggggggggggggggggggggggggggggggggggggggggggggggggggggggggggggggggggggggggggggggggggggggggggggggggggggggggggggggggggggggggggggggggggggggggggggggggggggggggggggggggggggggggggggggggggggggggggggtgtcccctgggctgtgtggcactgggggtggcagtgctgaGAGGTGACAGACTGTCCCTTTGTCCCCGGGgctgtgtggcactgggggtggcagtgctgaGTGGTGACAgactgtccccctgtccctggctgtgtggcactgggggtggcagtgctgaGTGGTGACAGACTGTCCCCCTGTTCCTGgctctgtggcactgggggtggggtgggggctCCACGGGGCTGTGCCTCCCAccctgtgcactcacagccctgtgctgacGCCTTTCTCCACGTGCCTGCTGTCAGGAGGGTCACTTTGAGTGGACAGATGGCTCCTCCTTCGACTACCACTACTGGGATGGCAGCCAGCCTGACGATGGGATCCACTCCATCCCGGAGGAGGAGGACTGTGTGCAGATCTGGTACAGGCACAGCAGCGGTGAGCGCCCCGGGCACCTCCAGTGCTATCTGCATGTCAATGCATTCCATCCACCGTGCCTCCTGCTTTTCTCAAGAGGTTGCTGGCAGGCAGAggatttgcattttcattttttagtgttattttcttctttttcctttgcagtgaAAAGGTGTTTTCCCTTTCACCATCCAGATACATGCATGCATGctcattttccctctgctccctgcccatctccctctcccatagcagcagcaggacaagagcaTCAGCTGCCTTGAAGAATTACCAAATTTAGTCAAAGGtcaaattttcccatttcccctcccaGATGGGAAACCTGTGGAAACACTCCTTGGTTTGCCAGCTTTTCTCTCCCGTGCTTGGGCCAGGACATCTTGCTGAAGTGGGACAAGACCCTGCCTGTGCAAAAACCCCACTTCACACCCTCGCTGCAGTGAGAGCAGCCAGGTGTGTCCAGGCCTCCCAGACGTGCCTGAATGTCCTGCCCATGGGCAGCCCATGGCTAATTCCGGGGGGACAGGACTGTTGGCAGCTGCCCCTCCGTTACCAAGTCCCAGCTGGGGCCAGGCTCCCCTGTCACGTCCCCCAGATGAGGATGCTGGCAGGAAGGATGGCTGTGAATGGCACAAACACATCCCACAATGGCAGGAGGTCCAGGTCCCAAGGGCAGCGCGTGGCTCTCTCCTTCTGCCCTTTTCCAgctaattttggttttttttttttttttgtccaggtCCCAAGGGCAGTGCGTGGCTCTCTCCTTCTGCCCTTTTTCagctaattttgtttttattatttttttttttggagggcaGCCCTGCGCTCCTGGAACGACAACGCCTGTGGCAGAGCCTTCCCCTTCGTCTGCAAGATCCCCTCGCTGGCCCTGGACTGAGGCTCTGGTGCTGCCCACACCCCCTCCAGTCTGGGTcacctcagctgtgccagggaacaGGCAGAACTGGCTGCAGGATCCCTCCTGGAGCGTGGTGGGGATGAACCTGGCactcagcactgacagcagctgcaCTCAGCTGCAAAGGAGCCCCCAGGCCTGACTCTGGCTGAGGACTTCAACCATCCCAGTGTGTTAGAGGAAACCCACCATCTTACCTGTACACCAAACTGTTAGCACCCAAAAATAGCCCTGTGTAGGAAATGCTTTTGCCTGTTGGTCTGTGAAGAGTGGAGGAAAagtgttattttctgttaagTTATGCGAAATGCCTCTTGTCCgtgtaatttttctctctgctaaaATAAACGGCAAAGAGCAGGTGGAGACTCTGGTGTCTTTCTTGCACTGGAGTAGCAGTGATTccctggggatttggggtttcatGTGAAAGAAgttgttttcccctctgtttcACAGAGGTGTGCTGCCTAGGAAAGTTTATTTTATCACCCTGcctgttttttggggtgtgtggacagtttattttattttattttatccccCTGCCCTTTGCCTggcccccagcacacacagagcccccCGTGGAGGGTGTGAGCAGtgccccagagctcagcagcagccctgggctggctgatTCAGGTGTGGCTGATTCAGGTGCAGCTGGAGGGCAGGTGAGGGGCTGGCACACCTGCctggggccagcccagccccacagcctgctcctggctggggacagcttgcagtgctggctgctgccctgttCCCTTGTGAGGTGATGTTTTGCTGGTaccctctgctgcctgcaaagATGAGTAAAGCACTGCCATAAAATGATGCCACCATCTTAGGAATGAAACATTCCAGGACTAAAACTTTCCAGAGTGATCACACTGGATGCAATTGTGAGCTGAGGCTCCACTGGGAGCTTGGAGCTGCTTCCTCAGATGGCAGTGGAGCTTTCAGCTGAGATATGCTCCCACTTGGAGAGAAGCTGGAAAATTTGGTGGGGGAAATAGTGGTGTTGTAAGTGGAATGTGTGTACTGGAGCAAGTTTCTAAAACAAGAAAGTGCTGTCATCcctgattttgtatttttatatataaaaatatttacacacacacacacatataaatgCATAATGCACATAAAtgaaactgtaattttaaattgtatttttaaaatatacacacTATTCATGTATTTATATGGAAAGTCAGCCATTTGTGTAGTTTTCAGTCCTGGATTTCAGCATTGGATGTGTTTTCTAGAGGCTTTTGTTTCACctgaaaacaataaattatGTATGGATGATGACGGTGTGTAAAGAAACCAGCTGTTTGAAAAGAAAGCTCTTGGCTGCAGCAAGCTGGATAAAGTTGATGTGGCAGAAAAGGAGCCAGGTGCGCTGCAGGACGTGAATGGTGAACTCCCGGCGCTGTGTCCTGGATGGAGCCCAGggtggggacagcccagcccagtgtccccagtgtccccagtgtccccatggcagggctggggctgcaggagatgctgctcccagtgccgagctggccccaggctgcccctccCCGGTTtgtttccctgctcctgccgtGTCTCCTGTTCGGAGGAGCCGGCAGTTCATCGCGGCTGGGGATTGGTATGCCTCCAGCCAAACAACTGTCCTTTTTTCCCTGCGAGTGGTATGAGATGCTTCAAAAGAAAGGTTAAAACCTTCCCTTGGGAAAGCTGTTTGAAGACCTGGGCCCTACTGTGGttaaaaatattgctaatgGGGAGCCCAGTGAAAGCTGTCACCTCCAATTAACATCTTCATTTCCAGGTAAAAAGAACCGAACATGCATGACCTGAAAGTCAGGACCAAAGTTAATAGGGGCTTTGTTTCCCAACCCCCCCTGTCTTTCTTCTTTGGCTCCAGGGTCCTTACTCAAAAATCAACCCTCTGTCCTTGCCAGTGTCTTCTATTTCACAGTAATCAAATAAAATTCAGGAAACAACAGGAGTTTGCACCTCCTTAATGAACTTCTGGTGGATCTGGCTTGATGAAAGACGAGCCACTCCCTTTCTCGGTTCCAGACTCTGCAtggcctggagcagctccagattCCGGGCtcaacttctttatttttctgttcttcctgtCTCACAACCCCTCACTCACTCCCTTGTTGTGGTGAATGTCTCCCTTCTGGCTCGCTCTGTGGTGCAGGAGTGGGAAACCTGGCGGCAGCAGGACTGACACCCCCTCTGCACATCACTCGGCAGGGACCGATTCCCGAGGGTCTTTCTGTGGCGCTGGTTTTCCTAGGGGTTGAACACCTTCTTTTGTAATGCATGAAAGCTGGGGTGAGTGTGAACAGCGTGCCATCTATCCTGGGAGTGAACCAAACAAGTCCTTGCCCTCCTGTACCCCTTTTCTGAGCTGCGGAGGCAGAattgcccccagccctggcagggcagtggggagagaCGGCTCTGCCTGCACCTCCGACCTTTTGGTTCCTTTGATTCCTGCTTTGATTGTTTCCTGAGACGTGCTGTGAGGTGGGAGATGGATGTCACAGCTCGTGGGCACTGgtgtgccctggcacagcctgctgAGGATTTTCCTCCCCTGTGATTCTCTTGGCTGCTCTgatgcctggctgggctgggctgggctgggctgtcctTTCCTCTATTAATTCggttaagattttttttctctcccagaaATGACTGGGAGAATAAGGGCTGCACGGCTGAATCATGAGCTTTTTCTTGTGCATTTCCCTTGGATTTAATTGCCTGAGCAgtggctcagctcctgccccgaGGCCAGGATGCCACAGAGTGGTTCCCTTtgacagagaacaaaaatatcTTGGGACCAAAAAACATGCTTTGAGCAGCTCAGAGAGTACATTACAGACTGGCTGCACCACCAAACAAACCCCCAGCCACAAACCCCTGTGATACATGGGGTACCCATCTGTGCAATGGGGTTAAACCCCACAGCTTGAGTGCTTCCCAAATgtttgcagcagggagggagggagcagtggggcacagggaaggcGAGCAGGATCTGTGTGGGTCCCAGTGGATGTTGGCTTAACTGagatgctcctgctgctctgcaggagtgTTTCCCATCCTACCTCgtgccctctgctccctgctgctgccagggaacgAGTGGGAACCAGTGGGGACAAACCTGCTGGGAGATGTATCTCCTTCTGGGCAGCCTGAGGGCTCCTGAAAGAGGCAGGGATCAGGCTGGGTTTGTAGGAAGCTGGGTGCAATGGCACCTGAACTAATTGCAAAAGCTCAGTGaaacttccagcagcactggagagacTCACAGCTGCCGtgggctcctccaggctgggggaccctgggatggggctggctCATGCCAGGGCCCATTGTGCTTTTATTGTTCCCCTTTGGTACCCCAAGAgtctcctcctcttttttggCCAAGGATTTCCAGGCCTGCTGAGGAAACTGCCTTGGTGGGGAGCACTGGCTGGGGCCAGaacccctgtccctgtctggcacaggctctgcagcacagccacctaATATATTCTTCATTAACCACTTTTGCTTTGCTGGGGCTCAGTAACTTGGCTGGAAACTTTCATTCCTGGGTGCAAATTGCCAGAGATAAGGCACAGATCCGACGGGAGCACAATTCCCACTGCAGTCCCTGCTCAGAACACCAGCCAGCCTTGAAGGACGCAGAGCCAAGCACAGGTGACACGAGAGAGGAAGGACCCACAGCTGGCACCGTGTGTGTgggtgcctggggctgctcagggctgatGCTGGAAGAGCTgatgctgctcagcagccctggctgctgtccccaggcgGGGTCCTGGGCACAGGCAAAATGTAGCTGTACTTGGGAATCTACCAAAAAAGTCTAGTCCAGCTCTCAGGGTTACCACGGCAACTAGATATTTGCTCATTTGTATTTCTTGAAAATTAGACTGGGCTGCTGATTGCCTCGTTTGTGAGGCTCTTTGTCAGGATGCCAACAAATCCCTGtttgcctgggctgggagggagcggGTGGTGCTGTTGTTGAGCAGATTTCTGAATGGAACTCTGCTGGAGTGTGGGTGTGTTATGACAGCACCCTTCCCACAGACACCCAGGAACACACCACTGGCCTAGGAAGAGGGTGCTTGCTCTGCCCATCCTCTCTGACCTCCATTGGTACTTGTGCCATTGCTTGGGTTAACGTAAAACCTGAGAGACTTGTCATGGGAGACCCCACTCAGGATGGGATGGGGCAAGGCTTGACAGGAAATGTCTTCTCACATGGAAAGGACTCAAATAAAATATCCTTCTCTAGCTGTTCTTGAGAACCAGCCACAGGGCAGGAAGGCAAGAGGTTTACCTTTTCACTGTGTCCCATGGTTCAGGGGAGGAGCTGAGAGCCACAGGAGTGGAGGGGCCCCAGCAACTGCACCcaccagctgggatgggatggctgtgatcctgctcccagggaataaccaccttcctctgcttccagagTGCACAGGGACTCTGAGGCTTGGAAGAGTGCCAGCTCAGATTAAATGCTCACTGGGTTTTGGTATTGCAAAGCTGGCACTAAGTGTGGAGCAGTGGGAAAGGatgatgctgcagggctggctggaaCTTGCAGAGGTGGCTGTAGAAGAGGATAGGGCAGGCTTCTCTTTTtatcctgaaggaaaaaattgatTTGATTTGAATGCTGTTTAGGTTCTACAGCCCTGGGTTCCTGAAAGTCAATTGACTCAACCCAGCAGCTGTTTAAGTGCACAGCATTCCTTGTCAAGTATTTGCTTAGCAGCAAAAAGCCACTTGCCATGAGCCTCCTTTGTCTTGTTGAGATAATTAAATTAGGAGCCTGTCCACATGAGGATGTAAGACCTTCATGGGGTCCcactctgctcagctgcctctgtCCTCATaccaccagcacaggctgcactcAGCAGACACTGAATGTGGAGATcccaggcagagggagaggaagggagcagcagcagtatGGGTTAAAGCAATTAAATGTGGTATTTCACCAGTGTGGAGGGTAACTGCTTACAGGGAAGGGCCGTGGCCTTTATTAATCTCCAAAGCATTATGTGAAATCATGGTCCCAAATAAATGCTGAATGCAAGTGATGAATGTAGTCATCCAGTATGGATAGCTGCCCTGGACTTAGATGGGTTGTGAAAGTGATTACAATACAGTAATAGCAGTAAGATTAACAGCTCTAATGAAATCTTGAATGCCAACTTTGCAACCTGCCccttttttctgtgctgactCCATCAAGGgatgagcaggagctgcctgggggctgGGTGTCCCTTTGCAGATGATCCCTCTGGTCCCTGTGTGCACCTGCCCCTCTGGGATTGCAGTGTAAGGACCCCATACCcacccagctggggcagagcagctcctgctctgacaGTTTGGGCACTGAAAATCCTTGCTTTGATGTTTTTGGGTGTGTTCTGTATCTACAGCAAATTCACCCTTCATTGCAGGTTGCCCTGGCCCCTtggtgctccctgctgcagatgTCCCTTGTCCCTTGCAGGATGACTGCCAAGGCAAAAGCCACCAGGCTCCCAAAGCATCCTGGTGCTGGTGGCTTTGGTCCCTTCAACCCTGGGTACACCC
This genomic stretch from Ficedula albicollis isolate OC2 chromosome 14, FicAlb1.5, whole genome shotgun sequence harbors:
- the CLEC19A gene encoding C-type lectin domain family 19 member A, whose protein sequence is MGSGRALWLLLFAALLGTQAFPQTNIKISQALPEPVHAYSCPLFWTEYEGHCYRYFPINKTWAEADLYCAEFSIGIRSAKLASIHSWEENVFVYDLVNSRVPGIPTDIWTGLNDLRQEGHFEWTDGSSFDYHYWDGSQPDDGIHSIPEEEDCVQIWYRHSSALRSWNDNACGRAFPFVCKIPSLALD